The Bacteroidota bacterium nucleotide sequence GGATGATTGAATGCTTTTTATTCCTGAAAACTCCATAAACCATATCCGGGTTGTAATCATTCGCCACTGCAGCGAGTTTTTCTATTTCGGCAGGAGGGTGCTGGAGATCATCGTCCATTGTAATGATATAATCACCCTTCACGAAGTGGAAACCGCACATGATGGCGTTGTGCTGTCCATAATTTTTGTTAAGCCGGATGGCTGTAATGTTTCCAGGGTTTTCTTTTTTGAGGTGTGTAAGCACTTGCCAGCTTTGGTCACGGCTGCCATCGTCGATGAAGATGACTTCAAAGCTTTTGCTGATCTTGTCAAAAACCTCTTTGATTCCTTTGTACAGTTCGCTCAGGAGTGTATCACTCTGGAAAACGGGAACAACAACCGAATAATCAACCTGGTTCATGCCGAAAAGTTAGGTCATGCAAATATAATCTATTTCCGTTCAGGAATGGGGTTGTCGCCTGAGGCCTTTCTCAGTTTCTCAAAGTAGAATCCTGCTTTTTCTTCATCACCTTTTTGGCGGTAATAGCGGTTGAGGAACATGCTCACCTGGGCGGGAGCGCCCATTTCAACAGCTTTTTCATAAAACCCAATGCCCTTTATAGTGTCTCCGATACTAAGATAATAATTACCAAAGTTAAGGTAGGGAAGGGTTTCTTTCGGGTCAAGTTTGATGATTTCTTCATTCAGGATGAGGGCTTTGCGGAAATCACCTTTCAGGAAATGGAGATTAGCCAGGCGTGATCTGGGATTGATGATTCCCGGTTCCAGTTCTATGCACTTTTCGTACATAATCATTGCAGAATCGCGCATGCCTTTATTTTCGTATACCATTCCGAGGTTAAAGAGGGCGACCCCATAATCCGGTTTGATCTCAATTGCCTTCTTGAAATACTTCATAGCCTGGTCGTAATCCTTGAAAATTTTATTGTAGGCAATCCCGAGATTGGACCAGGATGAATAATGTTCAGGGTAGATTTCCAATGCTCTTTTCCAAAAACCGGCGGCTCTTTCTGCCGAGGGTTTAATGAATTTGGTAACATCCACGGGTTTTGATAGTTCTCTGTTGACTTGTCGCATAATTTCGTCGGCCAGAAGGTCATTGGCTTTAACCGAATTATGAAGGTGTTTGATATCGGCATTGAACAAGGTATATTGTGTATTCCAGTCCTTGTTTCTGTCGCGGGTTTTTAAGGTGGAAGGGATCAGCAATAATAGAACAATAACGGTAACGATTGCTGTATTTATGCTGAATGCATTGCTTGTTTTTCCTGCGAGCCTGAAAACCAGGAAGAGGATATAAACAATGGCAAGGATAAAAGGCAGGGAAGGAAAGAAAAGAAAGCGTTCAGCGATGATACCCGGGGGAAAGGCTACAATATTTGAATATGGAGCCATTGTGATCAGGAAGAACAAAAACGCAAAGGATAAAATAGCTTTTTTCCTGAAAAAGATCACGGCATACACAAACATACCCAGATAGATCAGGAAAGATAGTATTACCCAGGGGTTGGCCGGTCCGGTGAGCGGGATCATGTCATAGCCGTAATAATAAACGAGCGGGTGGGGATAGAACAGTAAGCGCAGATAATATAATAACCCATAAAGTCCTGTGGATATTCTGACAAGGAAATCATCCTGGTATCCGATGGGGTTTTCGTGAAAGCGGATGATCCTGGAAGTTTCCGGCAGGTAAAGGTATGGACCGAAGATGGATACAATTGCTACCAGCAGCATTACCCCCGTGATAATGAGTATTTTCTTTGGTTTCATATCGGTAAAGAAATGAAAGACCAGAGGGAAAACCAGGATAGTAGAAACAATAGAGGCTTTCGAAAGGAAAGCGAGAATATAGAAGATGATACCCCAGAATACCGGCCATTTTTTCCCGTAATCGGCATATTTCAGGAAGGCCTGCAGGGAGAGCAGGAAAAACCCGAGGCTAAGGATCTCGTCGCGGTTTTTAAGGCTGGCGACTACTTCGGTATGAATGGGATGGGCAACAAAGAGAAGGGTTATAAGAAAGGGGAGATACAGGCTTTGGTTGCGGAAGAGCCTTTTAAGAACCTGAAAAATCAGCAGGGCAAGCAGGATGTAAAGAAGAAGGTTGATAGTATGGCTGATATAAGGCATTTTAGGATTATTCTCTCCGAAAATACCGTATTCAATAGCGAATGAAATCCTCACAACCGGCCGGTATCCATAATGCATATCTTCCAGTTCACGGGAGGCATAAAGGGAAGTCATAATTTCCGGTATGGCTTTGAAACCCTGCTTGATCAGATCATTTCCCGATGAGATATGATAATCATCGAGGGAGTAAAAATTGCCAATGGTATTACTATAATTAACTGCGCCCAGCAGGATAATGACCAGGATGAAAATCCGGTTCAGCAATTTTGAATGGTTCTTTTCATTCAAAGGTGTAGGATCGGGTTGTTTCATATAACCAAGGATGAATTAAAGTGTTCTGTCGGCCAGCCCTTTGATTGCCAGCATGGTTTGTTTTCTGGCCTCAATGAAGCCCATATGTCCTGTCCCATCCAGGATAAGTATTTCGGAGTGTTTTGGAAGGATGACCTGTTCCATGATCAAATCCATAGGAATGCGGGAGTCGTCTTTTCCAATGATGAACAAAACAGGAAATCCCGCATTTTTCAGTACATTTTCCTTCCCGGTCCTAAGTTTCATCCCTTCGAGTGCTGCGATGATGTTTGCGGGGGATATTTTGGAGGCCTGGGAATGAAGTTTTTCAATTTCTCTTTCATACAATTCTTCATTTCCGGGAGAGAAGAGAGAAGGAATGAACTGTAGGATAAAGTCGTGATGATTTTCTTCCACTATGCGGATTGTCCGGTTACGGTTTGCTTTGGCTTCCGGGCTGTCGGCAGCGGCATGTGAGTGGAATAGAACGAGAGCGCCTATTTTTGCGGCATACATTTCAGCAAACGACAATGCCACATACCCTCCCATGGAATGTCCTGCCATCAGGCATTGCTTGACGTTAAGCGAATTAAGAACTTTGTTGACGGCTTCCGCCATGATTTCCATGGTATTGATCATATCAATACTATCGCTCTTTCCGAATCCGGGGAGGTCGATGGAGACCACGCTGTAATCGTTGGAGAGAAAGTCTTCAAAACGGTTCCAGATTTTGGAATTCTCCAGGAAGCCATGGAGCAGGACGATGGTTTTTCCATGGCCTTTGACCCTGAAACGGATGTCTTTTCCTTTAAATTTGATACTACTAACCATTGTACATAATCTTTTCAATTTCCAAAACTGATTTCGGAATAGGTTTACCCAGGACGATGCAACCCGATTCTGTAATCAGGATATCATCTTCAATACGTATGCCGCCGAAGTCTTTGTATGTTTCCACTTTATCGTAATTAATAAATTCGGAAAATTTCTTTTCATTGCGCCATTGATCGATGA carries:
- a CDS encoding alpha/beta hydrolase; the encoded protein is MVSSIKFKGKDIRFRVKGHGKTIVLLHGFLENSKIWNRFEDFLSNDYSVVSIDLPGFGKSDSIDMINTMEIMAEAVNKVLNSLNVKQCLMAGHSMGGYVALSFAEMYAAKIGALVLFHSHAAADSPEAKANRNRTIRIVEENHHDFILQFIPSLFSPGNEELYEREIEKLHSQASKISPANIIAALEGMKLRTGKENVLKNAGFPVLFIIGKDDSRIPMDLIMEQVILPKHSEILILDGTGHMGFIEARKQTMLAIKGLADRTL
- a CDS encoding tetratricopeptide repeat protein; translation: MKQPDPTPLNEKNHSKLLNRIFILVIILLGAVNYSNTIGNFYSLDDYHISSGNDLIKQGFKAIPEIMTSLYASRELEDMHYGYRPVVRISFAIEYGIFGENNPKMPYISHTINLLLYILLALLIFQVLKRLFRNQSLYLPFLITLLFVAHPIHTEVVASLKNRDEILSLGFFLLSLQAFLKYADYGKKWPVFWGIIFYILAFLSKASIVSTILVFPLVFHFFTDMKPKKILIITGVMLLVAIVSIFGPYLYLPETSRIIRFHENPIGYQDDFLVRISTGLYGLLYYLRLLFYPHPLVYYYGYDMIPLTGPANPWVILSFLIYLGMFVYAVIFFRKKAILSFAFLFFLITMAPYSNIVAFPPGIIAERFLFFPSLPFILAIVYILFLVFRLAGKTSNAFSINTAIVTVIVLLLLIPSTLKTRDRNKDWNTQYTLFNADIKHLHNSVKANDLLADEIMRQVNRELSKPVDVTKFIKPSAERAAGFWKRALEIYPEHYSSWSNLGIAYNKIFKDYDQAMKYFKKAIEIKPDYGVALFNLGMVYENKGMRDSAMIMYEKCIELEPGIINPRSRLANLHFLKGDFRKALILNEEIIKLDPKETLPYLNFGNYYLSIGDTIKGIGFYEKAVEMGAPAQVSMFLNRYYRQKGDEEKAGFYFEKLRKASGDNPIPERK